Proteins co-encoded in one Accipiter gentilis chromosome 5, bAccGen1.1, whole genome shotgun sequence genomic window:
- the LOC126038143 gene encoding leucine-rich repeat-containing protein 37B-like isoform X1 produces MAETPEAPDPAPSREARGHSGEACARPQACGHPLPRCPATPRRACSAMGLSRPGRPLLLLALLMAAAPKPGRHGGSCPLPCRCRRRLLDCSHAALGGVPSTARRWALSILDFTGNSISSIEKQAWREYPWAEYLVLQDNDLRAVKRRSLEGLVLLEHLDLSCNKILSIEEHAFEPLPFLQLINLGGNLITQIQNGTFQAWHGMQFLQKLILSHNPLSVITDTSFFKLPSVKYLDLGATQVTQQTLLMLLLRTVRLETLNLLSLANCPVIWPAASARRNTPSKPRAGPSSSTARTCAPPVLPSALTQIFW; encoded by the exons ATGGCGGAGACACCCGAAGCCCCAGATCCCGCTCCGAGCCGTGAGGCAAGAGGCCACAGTGGCGAGGCCTGCGCCCGGCCCCAGGCCTGCGGCCACCCCCTGCCCCGTTGCCCGGCGACCCCCAGACGGGCCTGCTCCGCCATGGGCCTGTCCCGGCCTGGCCGCCCGCTTCTCCTGCTGGCACTGCTGATGGCAGCGGCCCCCAAGCCAGGGCGGCATGGGGGGTCTTGCCCGCTCCCCtgccgctgccggcggcggcTGCTGGACTGCAGCCATGCTGCCCTGGGCGGCGTGCCCTCCACCGCCCGCCGCTGGGCCCTCTCCATCTT AGATTTCACTGGCAACTCAATTTCTTCCATTGAAAAGCAAGCGTGGAGGGAATACCCATGGGCTGAGTACTT AGTCCTCCAGGACAACGATCTGCGGGCCGTGAAGAGGCGTTCACTGGAGGGTCTGGTCCTGCTGGAGCACCT GGATTTATCTTGCAATAAAATCCTGTCGATTGAGGAACATGCTTTTGAGCCACTTCCTTTTTTGCAGCTTAT aaaccTTGGTGGAAATCTCATCACGCAGATCCAGAATGGCACTTTCCAGGCATGGCATGGGATGCAGTTTTTACAGAAGCT GATCCTAAGCCATAACCCCCTGTCCGTTATTACTGACACATCGTTCTTCAAGCTGCCTTCAGTCAAATATCT AGACCTGGGTGCAACACAAGTGACTCAGCAGACATTGCTCATGCTCCTCCTGAGAACAGTCCGCTTGGAAACGCT TAACCTCTTGTCTTTAGCAAACTGCCCAGTGATATggcctgctgcctctgccaggaGAAATACACCATCAAAACCCCGTGCAGGACCATCAAGTTCCACTGCGAGAACCTGTGCACCACCAGTGCTCCCCAGTGCG CTCACACAGATCTTCTGGTAG
- the LOC126038143 gene encoding leucine-rich repeat-containing protein 37B-like isoform X2, which translates to MAETPEAPDPAPSREARGHSGEACARPQACGHPLPRCPATPRRACSAMGLSRPGRPLLLLALLMAAAPKPGRHGGSCPLPCRCRRRLLDCSHAALGGVPSTARRWALSILDFTGNSISSIEKQAWREYPWAEYLVLQDNDLRAVKRRSLEGLVLLEHLDLSCNKILSIEEHAFEPLPFLQLINLGGNLITQIQNGTFQAWHGMQFLQKLILSHNPLSVITDTSFFKLPSVKYLDLGATQVTQQTLLMLLLRTVRLETLWTPRRGLRSWVFLQ; encoded by the exons ATGGCGGAGACACCCGAAGCCCCAGATCCCGCTCCGAGCCGTGAGGCAAGAGGCCACAGTGGCGAGGCCTGCGCCCGGCCCCAGGCCTGCGGCCACCCCCTGCCCCGTTGCCCGGCGACCCCCAGACGGGCCTGCTCCGCCATGGGCCTGTCCCGGCCTGGCCGCCCGCTTCTCCTGCTGGCACTGCTGATGGCAGCGGCCCCCAAGCCAGGGCGGCATGGGGGGTCTTGCCCGCTCCCCtgccgctgccggcggcggcTGCTGGACTGCAGCCATGCTGCCCTGGGCGGCGTGCCCTCCACCGCCCGCCGCTGGGCCCTCTCCATCTT AGATTTCACTGGCAACTCAATTTCTTCCATTGAAAAGCAAGCGTGGAGGGAATACCCATGGGCTGAGTACTT AGTCCTCCAGGACAACGATCTGCGGGCCGTGAAGAGGCGTTCACTGGAGGGTCTGGTCCTGCTGGAGCACCT GGATTTATCTTGCAATAAAATCCTGTCGATTGAGGAACATGCTTTTGAGCCACTTCCTTTTTTGCAGCTTAT aaaccTTGGTGGAAATCTCATCACGCAGATCCAGAATGGCACTTTCCAGGCATGGCATGGGATGCAGTTTTTACAGAAGCT GATCCTAAGCCATAACCCCCTGTCCGTTATTACTGACACATCGTTCTTCAAGCTGCCTTCAGTCAAATATCT AGACCTGGGTGCAACACAAGTGACTCAGCAGACATTGCTCATGCTCCTCCTGAGAACAGTCCGCTTGGAAACGCT TTGGACTCCGAGACGTGGATTGAGATCCTGGGTTTTTCTCCAGTAA